From the Halomonas sp. MCCC 1A13316 genome, the window TCGTCTGGGGCATCATTCCCGATATGGCCATCAGCGTGACCGGAGAGAATATTCGCCGCGACGTGCTGCGCGAGCTGGCCTGGACGGGACGCAAGGTGGACGGGCAGGAAGCCGTAACGTTGGGCCTGGCTACTCGCCTGGCCGACGACCCGCAGGGTACCGCTCGCGATATCGCCACGGCGGTTGCAGCACGCTCGCCCAAGGCCGTGGCCGCAGCCCGCGAGCTGTTTGCCCGCGCCCTTGGCATGTCGGAGCGCGAGCGCTTGGCGCAGGAGGCGAGCCTGCAGCGGGGTTTGCTCGGCGGCGAGGAGCAACTGGAAGCCGTGGCGGCCAGAATGGCCGGGCGCAAGCCGTGCTTTGCCGACCCATGTCGACCTGACGAAGAATCCGATCACGGTTAACATGACGGGCCTCGATCGTCCGACTGGCCTTTTATGAATTCCTCCGGCGTAGCTGCCATGTCCACCTCTCGCTGCCCTTCGCTGCGTTCTTACCAGCAGGAGGCCGTGCGTCGCGTGGTGACACATTTCCGCGCCAGTGACGAGCCGGCGGTGGTGGTGTTGCCCACCGGTAGCGGCAAGTCGCTGGTGATTGCCGAGCTGGCGCGCCTCGCACGCGGACGGGTGCTGGTGCTCGCTCATGTGCGCGAACTGGTGGAACAGAACCACGCCAAGTACCTGGCCTATGGCCTCGAGGCGGATATCTACAGTGCCGGGCTGGGGCGCAAGGAGAGTGCGCGCCAGGTGGTGTTCGGCTCGGTACAGTCGGTGGTGCGCAACCTGGAGCGCTTCGACGACAGTAATTTCACCCTGCTGGTAATCGACGAGTGTCATCGGGTCTCGCCGGACAAGGACGCCGGTTACCGCCGCGTGATCGAGCGCCTGCGCCAGGCCAACCCGCGGCTCAAGGTGCTGGGGCTGACCGCCACGCCTTATCGCCTGGGGCAGGGGTTCATCTACTACCGGCATCATCACGGCATGGTACGCGGCGACGACGACTGCTTCTTTCGCGACTGCGTCTTCGAGCAGCCGCTGCGATTAATGGTCAAGCAGGGCTACCTGGCCGAGCCACGGCGCGTGGATGCTGCCGTCGAGCGCTACGACTTCGCCTCGCTTCGCCCGGCCGCCAGTGGGCTTTACCGCGAAGAGGAACTCAACCGGGTGGTGGCGGGCAGCCGCGCTACGCCGGGCATCGTCGCCGAGATCATCGAGCGCGCCCGCCAGCGCCAGGGCGTGATGCTCTTCGCCGCCACGGTGGCTCACGCCGAGGAGATCCTCGGCTACCTGCCCCCCGATGAGGCGGCACTGATCACCGGCGAGACGCCATCACGCGAGCGCGAACGCCTCATAGCCGCTTTCAAGGGGCAGGAGCTCAGGTACCTGGTCAACGTGGCGGTGCTCACCACCGGCTTCGATGCGCCCCACGTCGACCTGATCGCGATCCTGCGGCCCACCGAGTCGGTGAGTCTCTACCAACAGATCGTGGGGCGTGGCCTGCGACTCGCACCGGGCAAGACCGACTGCCTGATCCTCGATTACGCCGGCAATCCTTGGGACCTCTACGCACCGGAGGTGGGCAGCCCCAGGCCGGCCTCGGACACCGAGCCGGTGCAGGTCGAATGCCCCGCTTGCGGCCACGCCAACCTGTTCTGGGGGCGGCGCGACGGCGACATCGTCATCGAGCACTTCGGCAGGCGCTGCCAAGGGCTCATCAACGATCCTGGCCCTTCCAGCGGGGAGGGCAGTGGCCAACGGGGCGCGGCTTCGGGCGCCTGTAAACAGTATCAGTGTGAATTTCGCTATCGCTTCAAGGTTTGCGGCGAGTGCGGCGCCGAAAACGACATCGCCGCGCGGCGCTGCCACGGCTGCGAGACCCTGCTGGTCGACGCCGACGACAAGCTCAAGGAAGCGCTGCGCCTCAGCAATGCCAAAGTGCTGCGAGTGGCCGGAATGCAACTCGAGGCCACCGACAACGGGCGTGGCCTGCCGCGCCTCAAGGTCACCTACCACGACGAGGATGGGGAGACGCTGGCCGAGTGGTTCGCCTTGGAGACCGCGGCCCAGCGTGCCGCTTTCGCTGCTGTCTTCTTGCGCGATCACCTACGCGCGCCGGGAGCACGCTGGCGGCCGTTGAGCGCGGAGGAAGTCGTCGTCGAGCGTCGGCGTCTGCGCCACCCCGACTTCGTGGTGGGGCGCAAGGTGGGCCGACATTGGCAGGTGCGAGAGAAGCTGTTCGACTACACCGGGCGCTATCGACGTGCTGTTGCCGCCGATTGAGGTGCTGGGAATAACTCGCTACTGTGCAAGACAACGGGGGTGCGAGGGCGAGCCATGTGTTTCTCTGCCGAGTCCAGCTTTGCGGCTAGCGGACTGCTTGTCGCGGCCGGAGCCTATTGCTTGTACCGATGCCGGGGTAGGGAGCCACGTTACCGCCCCATAGCTGCCATGCCGCTGCTATTCGCTGCGCAACAAGCCACCGAGGGCTGGCTTTGGCTGGCTTTGGGCCAGGGAGATTCATCCCGGGTCCACTCCCTATCGCTGGTCTACCTTTTCTTCGCGTTTGGCATCTGGCCCTTCTACTCTCCTTGGATCGCCTACCGGCTTGAGACGGGCAGTGCACGCCGGCGCAGCCTCCTGCTTTCCTTCTTGGTCATTGGCGGCGGAGTAGGAGTGATGGTCTACCTGCCGCTACTGCTTGGTATCACCGGTTTTACCACCACGGTGGTCAATAGCTCCATTGCTTACGAGACTGCCAGGCCAGTGCTGCAGAAGCAGCTTTATACCCTGGCTTATGTGATCGTGACGCTCATTCCCTTCATGATTGCCTCGGATCGGCGCCTGATGGTCTTCAGCCTTATGCTTCTGGTTGCTATGGTGGCGACGATGATGTTCTACGCTTATGCCTTCTTCTCGGTGTGGTGCTTCTTCGCTGCACTACTGTCGTTGTTCGCTCTCTATCTGGTCCGTGGCGCCCCGGTCAGGTCCTGAGCTGCCATGTTCCACCATGATGGTTTCGGTTAGACTGTCCGTTTGTTTGTGACCCATCCCGAGAGGTCCGCGCTGCGTGAGCGAGACGCCCCACACGGCTGTTCCCGATCAGCCGGCCACGAGCGACGCCGAGACCCAGTCGGCGGTGCTGGCGCGGCTATTCGACGAGCCGATCACTCAGCTGCCCGAGGATCTGTATATCCCGCCGGAGGCGCTGCGGATTTTTCTCGAGGCGTTCGAGGGGCCGCTCGACCTGCTGCTCTACCTGATTCGCCGGCAAAACCTGGATATTCTGGCCATCGACGTGGCCGCCATCACTCGGCAGTACATCGAGTACGTGGAGTTGATGAAGGCGATGGAGATCGAGCTGGCCGGCGAGTACCTGCTGATGGCGGCGATGCTGGCCGAGATCAAGTCACGGACCCTGCTGCCGCGCCCGCCAAGGGAGGGGGGCGACGACGAGGAAGACGACCCACGTGCCGAGCTGATACGCCGCCTGCAGGAGTACGAGCAGCTCAAGAGCGCGGCCGAGGCGTTGGCCGGGCTGCCGCGGGTGGGGCGCGATTGGTTTCCGGCACGGGCGGCACTGCCGCCGCTGCAGGCACGGGTGATTCACCCCGACGTGGAGCTCGACGAACTGCTCGGCGCCTTGGCCGGGATCCTGCGCCGGGCCGAACTCAACCAGGCCCACCAGGTGGGA encodes:
- a CDS encoding segregation and condensation protein A: MSETPHTAVPDQPATSDAETQSAVLARLFDEPITQLPEDLYIPPEALRIFLEAFEGPLDLLLYLIRRQNLDILAIDVAAITRQYIEYVELMKAMEIELAGEYLLMAAMLAEIKSRTLLPRPPREGGDDEEDDPRAELIRRLQEYEQLKSAAEALAGLPRVGRDWFPARAALPPLQARVIHPDVELDELLGALAGILRRAELNQAHQVGREVLSTRERMLAIMERLNHEHYTPFEALFTLEEGRAGVIVTFMAILELAKEAMIEIVQNAPLSPIHVRARAPREESGEEAFDDEGVDVESPFAESPVARGEKSMSEGGDNA
- a CDS encoding DUF6629 family protein, encoding MCFSAESSFAASGLLVAAGAYCLYRCRGREPRYRPIAAMPLLFAAQQATEGWLWLALGQGDSSRVHSLSLVYLFFAFGIWPFYSPWIAYRLETGSARRRSLLLSFLVIGGGVGVMVYLPLLLGITGFTTTVVNSSIAYETARPVLQKQLYTLAYVIVTLIPFMIASDRRLMVFSLMLLVAMVATMMFYAYAFFSVWCFFAALLSLFALYLVRGAPVRS
- a CDS encoding DEAD/DEAH box helicase, producing MSTSRCPSLRSYQQEAVRRVVTHFRASDEPAVVVLPTGSGKSLVIAELARLARGRVLVLAHVRELVEQNHAKYLAYGLEADIYSAGLGRKESARQVVFGSVQSVVRNLERFDDSNFTLLVIDECHRVSPDKDAGYRRVIERLRQANPRLKVLGLTATPYRLGQGFIYYRHHHGMVRGDDDCFFRDCVFEQPLRLMVKQGYLAEPRRVDAAVERYDFASLRPAASGLYREEELNRVVAGSRATPGIVAEIIERARQRQGVMLFAATVAHAEEILGYLPPDEAALITGETPSRERERLIAAFKGQELRYLVNVAVLTTGFDAPHVDLIAILRPTESVSLYQQIVGRGLRLAPGKTDCLILDYAGNPWDLYAPEVGSPRPASDTEPVQVECPACGHANLFWGRRDGDIVIEHFGRRCQGLINDPGPSSGEGSGQRGAASGACKQYQCEFRYRFKVCGECGAENDIAARRCHGCETLLVDADDKLKEALRLSNAKVLRVAGMQLEATDNGRGLPRLKVTYHDEDGETLAEWFALETAAQRAAFAAVFLRDHLRAPGARWRPLSAEEVVVERRRLRHPDFVVGRKVGRHWQVREKLFDYTGRYRRAVAAD